A genome region from Anastrepha obliqua isolate idAnaObli1 chromosome 4, idAnaObli1_1.0, whole genome shotgun sequence includes the following:
- the LOC129246231 gene encoding probable WRKY transcription factor protein 1 — MHKVSLDLSLGQHSNNNNYNNNNSNLSNSSSYSNDNECIFNCSNTKDLLIPNNNNNNTKMGRQMMAAQEKKTADEMVEDVRSANITNSGVKMGPVKPHNRDDIMYNAEEELRQTAGGLRATGGILVDESASYETDEYSTEETERMQLNPSGNDDDWDDEYDDGDEDEDEEDEDEEMDDADAAYGDEDDEDFVEEAHSVSAPAQAQDTGYEALPEAKGLIQSLVGDENESVKNMPDVLKAKSLSHTVGHTAMVDEEEEDMGFDEDDERIAIIVEKQRGNVNDNDKGFMNEEGSGAGSAKRRTDANRYKNNRFRLDYLEKYRRKQQKLQFEHTNRGVADSREGSGNFANDDDDDDDDDSDDDDGEDDDVDDDEAINVGAADDANDDADRQEGDGYFNSKHTKSSNRYFRKNTNDAIKIISTPLGKVGIVYQQTPTNEDGNNNANNKKQDSLGDKKTSSFTDFDALSPDPESSHRLASSHPKITPVLTPDGKVALLYRGDSENSKYEPIRNLTHKFNNKNDFTDNKATASGTISKETPDFPNNDGSEDESADESEDDYDLDNESNNDRLSTNSRKNNATPTDETQKAAIQNPDTDPDDPTAGGGSFIIRPTDSVLPMINRPLSEVLGIKKNQFKQFRIKDNPTTPPNGESAGDPRSLAGTSIDRTIDTTTLHFLTKVNLAEYPTSMKTRNFDFDFSRDNTMLDERSRHKEHQYHQQQQASAGSGSSNQLNGGEAGNNNNKLNTIANEEVLAKTEVVNLAIIPHFDEELERLQRLHENEGRRHYRQRYRQKPSEEELSGIHCIMQAMMGIAAISTVFGMLGTFFKQRILDQIRLMHW; from the coding sequence ATGCACAAAGTTAGCTTAGATTTAAGTTTAGGACAACAtagtaataacaataattataataataataacagtaatTTAAGTAATAGCTCTAGTTATAGCAACGATAATGAATGTATATTTAACTGTAGCAACACAAAAGATTTACTAATacctaacaataataataacaacactaAAATGGGAAGACAAATGATGGCCGCTCAAGAGAAAAAGACTGCGGATGAAATGGTAGAAGATGTGCGGAGCGCAAATATTACAAATAGTGGGGTGAAAATGGGGCCAGTTAAGCCACACAATCGGGACGACATCATGTACAATGCGGAGGAAGAATTAAGGCAAACAGCAGGAGGATTGAGGGCAACAGGTGGCATATTGGTGGATGAAAGTGCTAGTTACGAGACTGATGAATATAGCACAGAAGAAACAGAGCGTATGCAGTTGAATCCCAGTGGTAATGATGATGACTGGGACGACGAatatgatgatggtgatgaagatgaagatgaagaggaTGAAGATGAGGAAATGGATGATGCAGATGCAGCCTATGGTGATGAAGACGACGAAGACTTTGTAGAAGAGGCGCACTCAGTTAGTGCGCCAGCACAAGCACAAGACACCGGATACGAAGCGCTGCCTGAAGCCAAGGGTCTTATACAGTCACTGGTGGGCGATGAAAATGAGTCTGTGAAAAATATGCCGGACGTATTGAAGGCGAAAAGCCTTTCGCACACTGTTGGCCATACGGCCATGGTGGATGAGGAGGAAGAAGATATGGGCTTTGACGAGGATGACGAACGCATTGCTATAATCGTGGAGAAGCAACGTGGCAATGTAAACGACAACGACAAAGGCTTCATGAACGAGGAGGGTAGCGGCGCTGGTAGCGCTAAGAGACGAACAGATGCAAATAGgtacaaaaataatagatttaggTTAGATTACCTAGAGAAATATCGTAGAAAACAGCAGAAGCTGCAATTTGAACATACGAATAGGGGCGTAGCCGATTCGCGGGAAGGCAGCGGCAATTTTGccaacgatgatgatgatgacgatgatgatgatagcgatgatgatgatggtgaagATGATGACGTTGACGATGATGAGGCCATCAACGTCGGTGCTGCTGACGACGCTAACGATGACGCCGACCGCCAAGAAGGTGATGGTTATTTTAATTCGAAGCATACCAAATCGAGCAATCGATATTTCCGCAAGAATACGAATGACGCAATTAAAATAATCTCAACGCCGCTGGGCAAGGTCGGCATTGTGTATCAGCAGACGCCGACAAATGAGGATGGCAACAACAATGCCAACAACAAGAAACAGGATTCGCTTGGCGACAAGAAAACAAGTTCATTTACGGACTTTGATGCACTGTCGCCAGATCCTGAGAGTAGTCATCGCTTAGCATCATCTCATCCGAAAATTACGCCAGTCTTGACACCCGATGGCAAGGTTGCACTGCTTTATCGCGGCGACTCGGAGAATTCCAAATACGAACCGATACGCAATTTAAcgcataaatttaataataaaaacgacTTTACGGACAATAAAGCAACCGCTAGTGGTACAATTAGTAAAGAAACGCCTGATTTTCCAAACAACGATGGCAGCGAAGACGAGTCAGCAGATGAGTCAGAAGACGATTACGATCTCGACAATGAAAGCAACAATGATCGATTGTCAACGAATTCGCGTAAAAACAACGCAACCCCCACAGATGAAACACAGAAAGCCGCCATACAAAATCCCGACACTGATCCCGATGATCCTACCGCTGGTGGCGGTTCATTCATCATACGCCCCACCGACTCTGTCTTGCCCATGATTAATCGCCCACTCTCTGAGGTGCTCGGCATCAAGAAAAATCAATTCAAACAATTCCGCATCAAAGATAATCCCACAACACCACCAAACGGCGAATCAGCTGGTGATCCACGTTCCCTAGCTGGTACCTCCATCGACCGCACAATCGATACAACGACACTACACTTCCTTACTAAAGTCAATTTAGCCGAATATCCGACATCGATGAAAACTCGTAATTTCGATTTCGATTTTAGTCGCGACAACACAATGCTGGACGAACGTTCACGCCACAAAGAACACCAATACCATCAACAACAGCAAGCGTCTGCTGGGAGCGGTAGCAGCAATCAACTAAATGGAGGAGAGGcaggcaataacaacaacaaactgaACACAATTGCCAATGAAGAGGTGCTTGCCAAAACAGAGGTAGTAAATTTGGCAATAATTCCACATTTCGATGAGGAGCTCGAGCGGCTGCAACGTTTACACGAAAACGAGGGACGCAGGCATTACCGGCAACGCTACCGACAGAAACCGAGCGAAGAGGAGCTGTCTGGTATACATTGCATCATGCAGGCCATGATGGGCATAGCGGCGATTTCGACGGTGTTCGGCATGTTGGGCACATTCTTCAAGCAACGAATACTCGATCAAATTCGCCTTATGCATTGGTAG